A genome region from Caulobacter sp. FWC26 includes the following:
- a CDS encoding Fic family protein, with the protein MPARAGEPTYAAFKAIHFHLFQDLYAWAGQERTYTTGRGPTPFAPPEQIAPWMEKQFAAFRELKGLSAEGFAVASANFITEINAAHPFIEGNGRTQRIWLGGVAERAGLNFGSGPRTRRPGTRLPGSGSSWPRPSRWPS; encoded by the coding sequence ATGCCCGCTCGCGCAGGCGAGCCGACCTATGCCGCGTTCAAGGCCATCCATTTCCATCTTTTCCAGGACCTCTATGCGTGGGCGGGCCAGGAGCGGACCTACACGACCGGCCGTGGCCCCACGCCGTTCGCGCCGCCCGAGCAGATCGCGCCTTGGATGGAAAAGCAATTTGCCGCCTTCCGCGAGCTGAAGGGCTTGTCGGCGGAAGGTTTCGCTGTGGCTTCAGCCAACTTCATCACCGAGATCAATGCCGCCCACCCCTTCATCGAAGGCAATGGCCGCACCCAGCGCATCTGGCTGGGCGGCGTGGCCGAACGCGCTGGCTTGAATTTCGGATCCGGCCCGAGGACCAGGCGGCCTGGTACGAGGCTTCCCGGATCGGGTTCGAGTTGGCCAAGACCGAGCCGATGGCCGAGCTGA
- a CDS encoding zincin-like metallopeptidase domain-containing protein, which yields MPPLDLFADAEHHAATLAHELIHWTRHPSRLDRDFGRKTFGDAGYAKEECCAELGAAFVGAILGLCPSHIEDHAAYIGSWLKVLKDDKRFIFTAAGHAQRAVDLLESYQPGAAKAAQQEVAA from the coding sequence ATGCCGCCGCTGGACCTTTTCGCCGACGCCGAGCACCACGCCGCGACCCTGGCCCATGAGCTCATCCACTGGACGCGCCACCCTTCGCGCCTGGACCGTGATTTTGGCCGCAAGACCTTCGGCGACGCGGGTTACGCCAAGGAGGAATGTTGCGCCGAACTGGGCGCGGCCTTCGTCGGCGCGATCCTGGGCCTTTGCCCTTCCCACATCGAAGACCACGCCGCCTATATCGGCTCGTGGCTGAAGGTCCTGAAGGACGACAAGCGGTTCATCTTCACCGCCGCAGGTCACGCCCAGCGCGCCGTCGATCTCCTGGAAAGCTACCAGCCCGGCGCGGCCAAGGCCGCCCAGCAGGAGGTGGCCGCTTAG
- a CDS encoding ParA family protein — MIVLRALKAAGFTVNDNELADRRPRALGQEEKRMKTIVVNNQKGGVGKTMLAIHLAWFLAEEAATRVLFIDLDPQATTPATPWTLSARAA, encoded by the coding sequence GTGATCGTGTTGCGCGCCTTGAAAGCGGCGGGGTTCACCGTCAACGACAACGAACTGGCCGACCGACGCCCCCGAGCGCTCGGGCAGGAAGAAAAGCGCATGAAGACCATCGTCGTGAACAACCAGAAGGGCGGCGTCGGCAAGACCATGCTGGCCATCCATCTGGCTTGGTTCCTGGCCGAGGAAGCGGCTACGCGCGTCCTGTTCATAGACCTGGACCCCCAGGCCACAACGCCAGCCACACCTTGGACGCTGAGCGCAAGGGCGGCCTGA
- a CDS encoding ParB/RepB/Spo0J family partition protein, with protein sequence MLTTIKGPPFGRRRHLEDQRHDHQFRGACGGLVEDSGEPDGSRLKELPLTEIYEDPNNPRTGFDDAEIADLAASMREHKVLQPITVRPKDDKGYMIRFGARRFRAARLAGLETIPAVISTSDASEVDILAAQVIENDQREPLNTAEMTTAVERLMALGLNQAQVGEKLGRSKEAISIYAALRDLPPELKALAPSWARRTSMSFPSLGSATRPVPSLWSTNAETGLRCARPWRCRRTEARAQSRQDGRGCACYGQGRGQSRGRGGEFARANWRHCRGV encoded by the coding sequence GTGCTGACGACAATCAAGGGGCCGCCTTTCGGCCGCCGTCGCCACCTAGAGGATCAACGCCATGACCACCAATTTCGCGGCGCTTGTGGCGGCCTGGTCGAGGACAGCGGAGAACCGGACGGCTCGCGCCTGAAGGAGCTGCCGCTAACGGAGATCTACGAGGATCCCAACAATCCGCGCACCGGATTTGACGACGCCGAGATCGCCGACCTGGCCGCCTCGATGCGCGAGCACAAGGTGCTGCAGCCCATCACGGTGCGGCCCAAGGACGACAAGGGCTACATGATCCGGTTTGGCGCGCGACGCTTCCGCGCCGCGCGGCTGGCGGGCCTGGAGACCATCCCGGCGGTTATCTCCACCAGCGACGCCAGCGAGGTCGATATCCTGGCCGCCCAGGTGATCGAGAACGATCAGCGCGAGCCGCTTAACACGGCGGAAATGACCACGGCGGTCGAACGGCTGATGGCGCTGGGGCTCAATCAGGCGCAGGTCGGCGAAAAGCTTGGCCGGTCCAAGGAAGCGATCTCGATCTATGCGGCGCTGCGCGACTTGCCGCCCGAGCTGAAGGCGCTGGCGCCAAGCTGGGCGCGGCGGACCTCTATGAGCTTTCCATCGCTTGGAAGCGCGACGCGGCCCGTACCCAGTCTCTGGTCAACGAACGCGGAGACGGGATTACGATGCGCGAGGCCGTGGCGCTGTCGGCGAACTGAAGCCCGCGCCCAAAGCCGGCAAGACGGTCGAGGGTGCGCCTGCTACGGGCAAGGGCGCGGTCAAAGCCGGGGCAGGGGAGGGGAGTTTGCACGTGCAAACTGGCGCCACTGCCGAGGCGTCTGA
- a CDS encoding MobC family plasmid mobilization relaxosome protein, with amino-acid sequence MAMFAFQLPDDLAAKFDALASSGRSKKLREMVAQAVGAEASGAAVAPRGQSTKLTLRLKPDDQAALDEVSGDQGLRRTEWVLALVRRRLFGRPRFSRREELAFYAVQEELRRIGVNVNQIARAMNTAVMPGSVLDAEMSSIEAFRTEIREHVRGLSDAFKGNLAYWEDEV; translated from the coding sequence ATGGCCATGTTCGCCTTCCAACTCCCCGATGATCTCGCCGCAAAGTTCGACGCGCTCGCGTCGTCCGGCCGCTCCAAGAAGCTTCGTGAAATGGTCGCCCAGGCGGTCGGCGCGGAGGCCTCCGGCGCAGCAGTCGCGCCACGCGGCCAGTCGACCAAGCTGACCCTTCGCCTGAAGCCTGACGACCAGGCCGCGCTCGACGAGGTGTCGGGCGACCAGGGTCTTCGGCGAACAGAGTGGGTGCTGGCGCTTGTGCGTCGGCGGCTCTTTGGGCGGCCGCGTTTTAGCCGTCGCGAGGAGTTGGCCTTCTACGCGGTGCAGGAGGAGCTTCGGCGCATCGGCGTCAACGTCAACCAGATCGCCCGGGCCATGAACACCGCGGTGATGCCGGGCTCGGTCTTGGACGCGGAGATGTCGTCGATCGAGGCCTTCCGCACCGAGATCCGCGAGCACGTGCGCGGCCTGTCCGACGCGTTCAAGGGGAACCTGGCCTATTGGGAGGACGAGGTGTGA